The following nucleotide sequence is from Gordonia jinghuaiqii.
CGAGGTGGATCAGAGGAGCGTGTACGCCTCGGCCAGCACCGACCGGAGGATCTGTTCGATCTCGTCGAACTCGGCCTGCCCGGCGATGAGAGGCGGTGCGAGCTGCACGACCGGGTCCCCGCGATCGTCTGCGCGACAGTACAACCCGGCGTCGAAGAGCGCGCCGGAGAGGAAACCGCGCAGGATACGTTCGGATTCGGCAGCGTTGAAGGTCTCCTTGGTGGTCTTGTCCTTGACGAGTTCGATCCCGTAGAAGAAGCCCTCACCGCGGACGTCGCCGACGATCGGCAGGTCGTGCAGGCGCTCGAGCGTGGACCGGAAGGCCGGTGCCTGGGTCTTGACGTGCTCGTTGAGACCCTCGCGCTCGAAGATGTCGAGGTTGGCCAGGGCGACCGCCGCCGACACCGGGTGCCCGCCGAAGGTGTAGCCGTGCGCGAACGTCGTCGTGCCGTCGCGGAACGGTTCGAAGAGCCGGTCGCTGGCGATCATCGCGCCGATCGGGGAGTAACCCGACGTCATTCCCTTGGCGCACGTGATGATGTCGGGAACATAGCCGAAGTCGTCGCAGGCGAACATCGACCCGATCCGGCCGAACGCGCAGATCACCTCGTCCGACACCAGGAGCACGTCGTAGGCGTCGCAGATCTCCCGCACCCGTTCGAAGTACCCGGGCGGCGGCGGGAAGCAGCCGCCGGCGTTCTGGACGGGCTCGAGGAAGACGGCCGCGACGGTGTCGGGTCCCTCGAACTCGATGGCCTCGGCGATCCGGTCGGCGGCCCAGCGGCCGAACTTCTTCGGATCGGCGCCGAGTTCCCCGGTCCCGGTCGGATCGGGCGCACGGTAGATGTTGGTGTTCGGCACGCGGAACGCACCGGGGGTCAGCGGTTCGAACGCCTCCTTCAGCGCGGGGACACCGGTGATCGCGAGCGCGCCCTGCGGGGTTCCGTGATAGGCCACCGCACGCGAGATCACCTTGTGCTTACCGGGTTTGCCGACGAGCTTGAAATACTGCTTGGCCAGCTTCCAGGCACTTTCGACGGCCTCGCCGCCGCCGGTGGTGAAGAACACGCGGTTGAGATCGCCCGGAGCGTAGGCGGCCAGCCGCTCGGCGAGTTCGATCGCGGGCGGGGTGGCGTAGGACCACAGTGGGAAGAACGCGAGTTCCTTGGCCTGACGGGCCGCCGCCTCGGCGAGTTCGGTGCGGCCGTGCCCGGCCTGGACGACGAACAGCCCGGCGAGGCCGTCGAGGTAGCTGCGTCCCCGGTCGTCGAAGATGCGCACGCCCTCGCCTCGGGTGATCACCGGCGGGGTGATGGCATCCCCGTGGCGGGCGAAGTGGCCCCAGAGGTGTGCGGCGCTGCGCTCGCCGAGTGACTTCGGCGCGGCCGGCGCGGTCACTGACTGCGGTGTGGTCGGTGTCATCGTGTTCCCCAGTTGTATTGCTGCTTGACGAGTTTCAGGTAGACGAGGGTCTCGGTGGCGAAGACCTCGGGGTGGACGCGCACCTTCTTGTTGAGGATGGTCAGCAAGTGATCGTCGTCCTCGCACACCACCTCGATCAGGATGTCGAAGGAGCCTGCGGTGAGGACCACGTAGTCGATCTCCGGGTGTTCGGCGAGTCGTCCGGCGAGGGCCTCGGTGTCACCGGTGCACCGGATGCCGATCAGTGCCTCACGTGCGAACCCCATCTTGAGCGGGTCGGTGACGGCCACGATCTGCAGCAGGCCACTCTCGCTGAGCTTCTGGACGCGGTTCCGCACCGCCGCCTCGGACAGTCCGACGGCTTTGCCGATGGATGCATAACTGCTCCGACCATCGGTTTGGAGCAGCTCGATGATCTTCTTCGCGGTTGCGTCGAGGGGGGTGGAGGAGGGCTCGGCCACGCCACGATCGTGACGGATTCAGTATCTATTCGCAACTTTCCCGAACGATTCCGCAACTAAGACGCACTACGCCGCATGAATTCGAACCGGCGGCGGTAGACTCC
It contains:
- a CDS encoding aspartate aminotransferase family protein yields the protein MTPTTPQSVTAPAAPKSLGERSAAHLWGHFARHGDAITPPVITRGEGVRIFDDRGRSYLDGLAGLFVVQAGHGRTELAEAAARQAKELAFFPLWSYATPPAIELAERLAAYAPGDLNRVFFTTGGGEAVESAWKLAKQYFKLVGKPGKHKVISRAVAYHGTPQGALAITGVPALKEAFEPLTPGAFRVPNTNIYRAPDPTGTGELGADPKKFGRWAADRIAEAIEFEGPDTVAAVFLEPVQNAGGCFPPPPGYFERVREICDAYDVLLVSDEVICAFGRIGSMFACDDFGYVPDIITCAKGMTSGYSPIGAMIASDRLFEPFRDGTTTFAHGYTFGGHPVSAAVALANLDIFEREGLNEHVKTQAPAFRSTLERLHDLPIVGDVRGEGFFYGIELVKDKTTKETFNAAESERILRGFLSGALFDAGLYCRADDRGDPVVQLAPPLIAGQAEFDEIEQILRSVLAEAYTLL
- a CDS encoding Lrp/AsnC family transcriptional regulator, coding for MAEPSSTPLDATAKKIIELLQTDGRSSYASIGKAVGLSEAAVRNRVQKLSESGLLQIVAVTDPLKMGFAREALIGIRCTGDTEALAGRLAEHPEIDYVVLTAGSFDILIEVVCEDDDHLLTILNKKVRVHPEVFATETLVYLKLVKQQYNWGTR